From Candidatus Dormiibacterota bacterium, a single genomic window includes:
- a CDS encoding glycoside hydrolase family 38 C-terminal domain-containing protein, whose protein sequence is MPERATTTVYIVPHTHWDREWYATFETFRAQLVELWDQLLTLTEADPDFRFLMDGQTVVIDDYLEIRPEARARLQRAVRNGQIQVGPWYTLPDEFLVSGETLVRDLQRGVASAGVHGGSMRVGYLPDSFGHAAQMPQIYRQFGFRHAAVWRGVPLAIDRVAFTWEAPDGSRILTAYMGNSYSQGVDLPTEPGALAARIASALQAIAPFRPTTDVLLMNGNDHVLPQAELSAAVRGATGRLNGTMIRLARLDDYLARLPEHGWPRWRGELRSSARAHILMGTLSVRAPDKQRYFEATRLLERMAEPIAALTGVDVSHELDEAWTLILQNAAHDTACGSGIDAVAEESRRRSTRVIEIAERIVDHGLPQLAGAGQVWNPCPFPRQGLVEVDGALVLTPVIPGGSAVSLTPTSPSAPASAQETRLENGHLACDLRPDGTLAILDRRTGLHYNGLHRLVDDGDAGDEYNFSPPAGNLPPADPVRHFRSAVLEEGPLRARLEARYDFAVFSGLSHDRQSRGDVETVLPIRLTLSLEADRPRLDIELEVINRAEDHRLRAHFPLPFRASDSAADTAFHVTARAVAAARRDPGADELELPTYPMWSFVDVSDGRAGLALITNGLHEYEVLAGASQELALTLLRSVGWLSRDDLVTRRGHAGPAMETPGAQVPGGHRFRYSLFFHAGDWLEGGAWRAAESALIPLVPGRGAPASTPAPVIELEPDCIQLTALLPQPGGYDLRLLNASDASREAIVRLRPEPGNVSLITLGGVAREQLAPKGGVVRIPVRPWEIVTVRATR, encoded by the coding sequence GTGCCTGAGCGCGCCACGACAACCGTCTATATCGTTCCGCATACCCACTGGGATCGCGAGTGGTACGCGACCTTCGAGACTTTCCGGGCGCAGCTGGTCGAGCTGTGGGATCAGTTGCTCACCCTGACTGAGGCCGATCCGGACTTCCGCTTCCTGATGGACGGCCAGACCGTGGTGATCGACGACTACCTCGAGATCCGGCCCGAGGCACGAGCCCGGCTGCAGCGGGCGGTCCGCAACGGCCAGATTCAGGTCGGGCCCTGGTACACGCTCCCCGATGAATTCCTCGTCAGCGGCGAGACCTTGGTGCGTGACCTGCAGCGCGGGGTCGCGTCGGCCGGCGTCCACGGCGGCTCGATGCGGGTCGGCTACTTGCCGGACTCGTTCGGCCACGCAGCGCAGATGCCGCAGATCTATCGCCAGTTTGGCTTTCGGCACGCCGCGGTCTGGCGGGGCGTCCCGCTCGCCATCGACCGCGTCGCCTTCACCTGGGAAGCGCCCGACGGCAGCCGGATCCTGACTGCCTACATGGGCAACTCGTACTCGCAGGGCGTGGACCTCCCTACCGAGCCCGGCGCGCTGGCGGCCCGCATCGCGAGCGCGCTGCAAGCGATCGCCCCGTTCCGGCCGACGACCGACGTGCTCCTCATGAACGGCAATGACCATGTCCTGCCGCAGGCGGAGCTGAGCGCGGCGGTTCGTGGCGCAACCGGTCGTCTCAACGGGACCATGATCCGCCTCGCGCGGCTTGACGACTACCTCGCGCGGCTACCGGAGCACGGCTGGCCCCGCTGGCGCGGTGAATTGCGCTCCTCGGCACGTGCTCATATCCTGATGGGGACGCTTTCGGTTCGGGCGCCCGACAAGCAGCGCTATTTCGAAGCCACTCGCCTCCTCGAGCGCATGGCGGAGCCAATCGCGGCATTGACCGGGGTCGATGTGAGTCACGAGCTCGACGAGGCCTGGACGCTGATCCTGCAGAACGCCGCGCACGACACCGCCTGCGGCTCCGGCATCGACGCCGTCGCCGAAGAGTCGAGGCGCCGGAGTACGCGGGTCATCGAGATCGCCGAGCGGATCGTCGATCATGGCCTTCCGCAGCTGGCCGGCGCCGGCCAGGTCTGGAACCCGTGCCCATTTCCGCGACAGGGACTGGTCGAGGTTGACGGCGCGCTGGTGCTGACCCCGGTGATCCCGGGAGGCTCCGCGGTTTCGCTGACCCCGACGAGTCCTTCAGCTCCGGCGAGCGCACAAGAAACCCGTCTCGAAAACGGCCACCTCGCCTGCGACCTGCGACCCGACGGAACGCTGGCGATTCTCGACCGGCGTACGGGTTTGCACTACAACGGGCTGCATCGGCTGGTCGACGACGGTGACGCCGGCGATGAGTACAACTTCTCGCCGCCAGCCGGCAACCTGCCGCCGGCTGATCCGGTCCGCCACTTCAGGAGCGCGGTCCTCGAAGAAGGGCCACTCCGCGCCCGACTGGAGGCGCGCTACGATTTCGCGGTCTTCAGCGGGCTCAGCCATGACCGGCAGAGTCGCGGCGACGTCGAGACGGTGCTGCCCATTCGACTGACCCTGTCGCTCGAAGCCGACCGACCACGACTCGATATCGAGCTCGAAGTCATCAACCGCGCCGAAGATCATCGGCTTCGTGCCCATTTCCCGTTGCCGTTTCGGGCGAGCGATTCCGCCGCTGATACCGCGTTTCACGTGACGGCACGCGCCGTTGCCGCCGCCCGGCGCGATCCCGGCGCAGACGAACTCGAGCTGCCCACCTACCCGATGTGGTCGTTCGTCGATGTGAGCGACGGCCGCGCGGGCCTCGCGCTCATCACCAATGGCCTGCACGAGTACGAAGTGCTGGCGGGCGCGTCCCAGGAACTCGCGCTCACCCTGCTACGCTCGGTCGGCTGGCTCTCGCGCGATGACCTCGTCACCCGGCGCGGGCACGCCGGTCCCGCGATGGAGACACCGGGCGCTCAGGTCCCGGGGGGACACCGCTTTCGCTACAGCCTCTTCTTCCACGCCGGCGACTGGCTGGAGGGAGGCGCGTGGCGTGCCGCCGAGTCGGCCCTCATTCCTCTCGTCCCAGGACGCGGTGCTCCTGCCAGCACGCCGGCTCCGGTGATTGAGCTGGAGCCCGACTGCATCCAGCTGACTGCACTGCTGCCGCAACCAGGAGGCTACGATCTCCGCCTGCTGAACGCCTCGGATGCATCACGCGAGGCGATCGTTCGCCTGCGGCCGGAGCCCGGGAACGTTTCGCTGATCACCCTCGGCGGCGTCGCGCGCGAGCAGCTGGCGCCGAAGGGCGGCGTCGTCAGGATTC